In Pedobacter sp. WC2423, the following are encoded in one genomic region:
- a CDS encoding NUDIX domain-containing protein, protein MTKYTNQDRFLIAVDCIIFGFDGEHLKLLLIKRGFEPEKDKWSLMGGFVGPKESLDNAANRVLTQLTGLEGVYLEQIHAYGDPLRDPIERTLSVTYFALIDINKYKMQITDQYHAEWFLLKDAPELIFDHDEMVENAKKKIRYKAALHPILFELLPKKFTIPQLQSLYEDVYNTSIDNRNFIRKLTSTGLLIKLPEKDKSASKKGAFYFKLDKKKYVANFQAFLNFIPNPDKLISG, encoded by the coding sequence ATGACAAAGTATACAAATCAGGACCGGTTCTTAATAGCTGTTGATTGCATTATATTTGGATTTGATGGAGAACACTTAAAACTACTCCTGATCAAAAGAGGTTTTGAACCTGAAAAAGATAAATGGAGTTTAATGGGTGGTTTTGTCGGTCCCAAAGAAAGTCTGGATAATGCTGCCAATAGAGTACTTACCCAGTTAACTGGCCTGGAAGGGGTTTATCTGGAACAGATTCATGCTTATGGTGATCCTTTAAGAGATCCTATTGAACGTACACTTTCTGTGACCTACTTTGCATTAATAGATATCAATAAATATAAAATGCAAATTACGGATCAATATCATGCCGAATGGTTTTTGTTAAAGGATGCTCCAGAACTCATCTTCGATCATGATGAAATGGTAGAAAATGCGAAGAAGAAGATCAGATATAAGGCAGCGCTTCATCCTATACTTTTTGAACTCTTACCAAAAAAATTCACTATACCTCAATTGCAAAGTTTATATGAAGACGTATACAATACCAGTATTGATAACAGAAATTTCATCAGAAAATTAACCTCTACAGGTTTGCTGATCAAACTCCCTGAAAAAGATAAATCAGCGTCAAAAAAAGGTGCTTTTTATTTTAAACTTGACAAGAAAAAGTACGTAGCAAACTTCCAGGCCTTTTTAAACTTCATCCCTAATCCGGATAAATTAATATCCGGCTAA
- a CDS encoding beta-galactosidase produces MKNKHMDKLPMKILKYTFFLMAILLAIITEINPAQAQHTFALGDTTFLLDNKPFQIVSGEIHYPRVPREAWRHRMKMAKAMGLNTIGTYVFWNLHEPEKNKFDFSGNNDIAEFVKIAKEEGLWVILRPSPYVCAEWEFGGYPYWLQNEKGLIVRSMESQYLKEYLTYIKALGKELAPLQISNGGNILMIQVENEYGSYSNDKEYLAINQKLFREAGFDGLLYTCDPESDLEKGHLPGLLPAINGQDNPEIVKRKIRTLNDGKGPFFIAEWYPAWFDWWGTPHHTVPAEQYTGKLDSVLKAGISINMYMFHGGSTRDFMNGANDKDTTPYEPQTSSYDYDAPLDEAGNATDKFMKFRAVIQRHLPGGQVLPEVPANKPSMVIPAIRLQSAIKLADLLTAPVHSLKPMTFEDLNQAYGFVWYRTQLDGGKTGILKIKGLRDYAVIMINGKHAGILDRRKAQDSLSLKLAPGKVVLDILVENLGRVNYGPNLLKNKKGITAEVTFAGTELQHWDMFKFPFKEVKSLKFKPGYRADHTPVIRKGTFMLDKVADTYLDMRNWGKGMVWVNGKNLGKYWEIGPQQTLYLPVEWLKKGENEIIVLELYKPEQQSLTGLDKPILNQVNMTR; encoded by the coding sequence ATGAAAAATAAGCATATGGATAAGTTGCCAATGAAAATATTAAAATATACTTTTTTCTTAATGGCCATTCTTCTGGCTATAATCACTGAAATTAACCCTGCACAGGCACAACACACTTTTGCACTGGGTGACACTACATTTTTATTAGACAATAAGCCCTTCCAGATCGTCTCGGGAGAGATACATTATCCCAGAGTTCCAAGAGAGGCCTGGAGACACCGCATGAAGATGGCGAAGGCGATGGGACTCAATACGATTGGAACTTATGTGTTCTGGAACCTGCATGAGCCTGAAAAGAACAAGTTTGATTTTAGCGGTAACAATGACATTGCTGAATTTGTGAAAATAGCTAAGGAAGAAGGTCTGTGGGTAATTTTAAGACCAAGCCCCTATGTTTGTGCAGAATGGGAATTTGGCGGGTATCCTTACTGGTTGCAAAATGAAAAAGGGCTGATTGTAAGGAGTATGGAAAGCCAGTACCTCAAAGAATACCTAACCTATATCAAAGCGTTAGGTAAGGAATTGGCCCCTCTGCAAATCAGCAATGGTGGAAATATACTCATGATCCAGGTAGAAAATGAATATGGTTCTTATAGCAATGACAAAGAATATCTTGCTATTAATCAAAAACTATTCCGTGAAGCAGGATTTGATGGATTGCTATATACTTGCGATCCGGAGTCCGATCTGGAAAAGGGGCATTTGCCAGGATTATTACCAGCGATTAATGGTCAGGACAATCCTGAAATTGTAAAACGTAAAATCAGAACTTTGAATGATGGTAAAGGCCCGTTTTTCATAGCAGAATGGTACCCTGCATGGTTTGATTGGTGGGGTACTCCTCATCATACCGTCCCGGCTGAGCAATATACAGGTAAGCTGGATTCAGTATTAAAGGCTGGTATTTCCATTAATATGTACATGTTCCACGGAGGTAGTACCCGTGATTTTATGAATGGGGCCAATGATAAAGATACAACCCCTTATGAACCACAAACCAGCAGTTACGATTATGATGCGCCTTTAGATGAAGCAGGTAATGCGACCGATAAGTTCATGAAGTTCAGGGCAGTTATCCAACGTCATTTGCCTGGTGGACAGGTGCTTCCGGAAGTTCCGGCAAACAAACCATCTATGGTTATCCCGGCAATCCGGCTTCAATCTGCCATTAAATTAGCAGATCTTTTAACGGCTCCGGTACATAGCCTCAAACCAATGACTTTCGAAGACCTGAATCAAGCCTATGGATTTGTATGGTACCGCACACAGCTCGATGGCGGTAAGACAGGGATCCTGAAAATAAAAGGTTTGAGGGACTATGCTGTGATCATGATCAATGGAAAACATGCCGGTATTTTGGATCGGAGGAAAGCTCAGGATAGTTTGTCTCTTAAACTGGCGCCAGGAAAGGTGGTTCTTGATATTTTAGTGGAAAACCTTGGCAGGGTTAATTATGGCCCTAATTTACTGAAGAATAAAAAAGGAATTACAGCTGAGGTGACTTTTGCAGGTACTGAACTTCAGCATTGGGATATGTTCAAATTCCCTTTCAAAGAGGTTAAAAGTTTAAAATTCAAGCCAGGTTACCGGGCTGATCATACTCCGGTAATCAGAAAAGGAACATTTATGCTGGATAAGGTTGCTGACACTTACCTGGATATGAGAAACTGGGGTAAAGGTATGGTTTGGGTAAATGGTAAAAACCTGGGGAAATACTGGGAAATAGGGCCGCAGCAAACGCTTTATTTACCAGTAGAATGGCTTAAGAAAGGTGAAAATGAAATTATTGTGCTGGAACTTTACAAGCCTGAACAGCAATCATTAACGGGACTTGATAAACCAATTCTGAATCAGGTGAATATGACGAGATAA
- a CDS encoding glycoside hydrolase, with product MSGTKSSAIAIIFFEILMALPFLISGQGINPVKVEINLRHPAQVIEGFGASDAWSCQYAGLWPEEKKKKMADLLFSRELDHQGKPIGIGLNFWRFSIGAGSIEQGEASDIKNEWRRQASFLKLNGKYDEYAMPGQLWFMSAAKARGVKNFLGFVNSPHVNFTLNGKSYSGDGKCNFDFSKTTAFCQDLISNIQIIKKHTGITLNYISPVNEPQWKWNEAKQEGSPYTNKEIAQLTRALSLSLKKADLNTKIQIAEAGQLDYLTNHKDSLKSRQVSYFFDQKSPGYLGDLYNVDQSISGHSYFTTSSEDRSVRIRNAVASEVEKIKGLRFWMSEYCILGDSLMKGEGRDTGISPALFIAKLIHHDLSYANATSWQWWLAISPNDYKDGLVYIDKNKKDGKVYESKMLWALGNYSRFIPAGSHRLPVKLENADQVYVSGFRSQGKIIIVVVNSRKEAALLEINGINKKQIKTYTTSTTLNLAPSTSNSNLIRVPPESITTLLTDEK from the coding sequence ATGTCCGGAACTAAAAGTTCTGCTATTGCAATTATATTTTTTGAAATATTGATGGCGCTTCCTTTTTTGATAAGCGGGCAGGGGATCAATCCTGTTAAAGTTGAAATCAATCTCCGGCATCCTGCACAGGTCATTGAGGGATTTGGTGCTTCTGATGCCTGGTCTTGTCAGTATGCGGGGTTATGGCCGGAAGAAAAAAAGAAGAAGATGGCAGATTTGCTTTTTAGCCGCGAGCTTGATCATCAGGGAAAGCCAATTGGGATTGGCCTGAATTTCTGGCGTTTCAGTATAGGCGCCGGAAGTATAGAACAGGGGGAAGCAAGCGATATCAAAAACGAATGGCGGAGACAGGCTTCATTTTTAAAATTAAATGGAAAATATGATGAGTATGCTATGCCGGGCCAGCTGTGGTTCATGAGCGCGGCTAAGGCAAGGGGCGTGAAGAATTTTCTGGGGTTTGTCAACAGTCCTCATGTTAATTTTACTTTAAACGGGAAATCTTATTCTGGTGATGGCAAATGTAACTTCGACTTTAGCAAAACAACTGCTTTCTGTCAGGATCTGATCAGCAACATTCAAATCATAAAAAAACATACAGGCATAACATTAAATTACATCAGTCCTGTAAATGAACCTCAGTGGAAGTGGAATGAGGCTAAGCAGGAAGGCTCCCCTTATACAAACAAGGAGATCGCCCAGCTAACCAGAGCACTAAGTTTGTCACTGAAAAAGGCAGATCTTAATACTAAGATACAAATTGCAGAAGCCGGGCAGCTGGATTACCTGACCAATCACAAAGATTCGCTCAAAAGCCGGCAAGTAAGCTATTTCTTTGATCAAAAATCTCCGGGTTATCTTGGTGACCTGTACAATGTAGACCAAAGCATTTCAGGACATAGTTATTTTACCACAAGTTCTGAAGATAGATCAGTACGGATAAGAAATGCAGTTGCCAGTGAAGTAGAAAAAATTAAGGGTCTCCGCTTTTGGATGTCGGAGTACTGTATTCTCGGAGACAGCCTGATGAAAGGAGAAGGACGGGATACTGGGATTTCTCCAGCATTATTTATAGCAAAACTTATTCACCACGATTTAAGCTATGCCAATGCAACCTCCTGGCAATGGTGGCTTGCCATTTCACCAAATGATTATAAAGACGGATTGGTTTATATAGATAAAAACAAGAAGGATGGCAAAGTATACGAAAGCAAAATGCTTTGGGCCCTGGGGAACTATAGCCGCTTTATACCTGCAGGGAGCCACAGGTTACCTGTGAAACTGGAGAACGCTGATCAGGTTTACGTATCCGGTTTCCGCAGCCAGGGGAAAATTATCATTGTAGTTGTCAATTCCAGAAAAGAAGCCGCGTTACTTGAAATCAATGGCATTAACAAAAAACAAATAAAAACCTATACCACATCAACTACATTAAACCTGGCTCCTTCCACATCAAATTCAAATTTGATTCGTGTTCCACCTGAGTCAATAACTACACTTCTAACTGATGAAAAATAA
- a CDS encoding RagB/SusD family nutrient uptake outer membrane protein yields the protein MKYKYSIPVFILLVSALALSSCKKDFLDVTATDRIPTVTLETDTAVFEAFVVNSYIGTRLQSKEAEGTNPGFGRGFEYSMWSSLTDESVYNNDDDTWLIQRGQLAPENLGALGSLWGRSYRSIRECNYALSVLTKIQMSAGRKKRLEGEIKFIRAFRYQDLIRNYGKVVLVGDQVLGLKDNLQDPALFERATIKAGMDYAIAQLDDAVSKLPLDNSGEWLAGRATKGAALALKSRLTLYAASPLYAAGSWEAAVAAAQQVISLNKYSIYQGGYGNLFLTNQTNESIFERLYTKNANHVHLEIANGPNGYGGWAGNTPTQTMVEAYDLTNGLPANITNPLYDPAKPYENRDPRFKATVLYNGAPYRERNIETFIPGGRDSKDGNDNWNTTKTGYYLKKFMNDAYPLQNPWGNAGFQPWIYFRYAEILLNLAEASNEAYGPDVVGPGATMSARQAINMIRSRAGVNMPAVTAASQTDMQTAIRHERQIELAFEEHRFYDVRRWKIAEVTENLPCRGVIITKNTDGSFTYTSKIALDGRKFEPKHYWLPIPRAEILASGNLLKQNTGY from the coding sequence ATGAAGTACAAATATAGCATACCAGTTTTTATTTTATTAGTTAGTGCACTGGCACTGAGTTCATGTAAAAAAGATTTTCTGGACGTTACTGCAACTGACAGAATCCCCACCGTTACCCTGGAAACCGATACAGCAGTATTTGAAGCTTTTGTAGTCAATTCTTATATTGGTACAAGACTTCAGAGTAAAGAAGCAGAAGGAACCAATCCCGGATTCGGGCGGGGTTTTGAATATAGTATGTGGAGCTCGCTGACTGACGAATCCGTTTATAACAATGACGACGATACCTGGCTGATCCAGCGGGGGCAGCTGGCGCCCGAGAACCTGGGTGCACTAGGCTCACTATGGGGCAGAAGTTACCGGAGTATACGTGAATGCAATTATGCATTAAGTGTTTTAACCAAAATCCAGATGAGTGCGGGTCGTAAAAAAAGGCTTGAAGGAGAGATCAAATTTATACGGGCATTCCGTTATCAGGACCTGATCCGGAATTATGGAAAAGTGGTACTGGTGGGAGATCAGGTACTGGGTTTAAAAGATAATCTGCAGGACCCGGCCTTATTTGAACGAGCTACAATTAAAGCAGGGATGGATTACGCAATCGCCCAGCTGGATGACGCAGTATCTAAATTACCGCTGGACAATAGTGGTGAATGGCTTGCGGGCAGGGCAACAAAAGGTGCTGCACTGGCATTAAAATCAAGACTTACACTTTATGCAGCCAGCCCTTTATATGCTGCAGGTAGCTGGGAAGCTGCTGTTGCAGCGGCACAACAAGTCATCAGCCTCAATAAATACAGCATTTATCAGGGAGGGTATGGTAATTTATTTTTGACCAATCAAACTAATGAGTCTATATTCGAACGCCTTTACACCAAGAATGCCAATCACGTGCATCTGGAAATTGCAAACGGACCAAATGGCTATGGAGGGTGGGCAGGAAATACACCAACCCAGACCATGGTAGAGGCCTATGATCTGACCAACGGTTTACCAGCAAATATCACCAACCCGCTTTATGATCCGGCCAAACCCTATGAAAACCGCGATCCGCGCTTTAAAGCTACTGTCTTGTATAATGGCGCTCCATACCGCGAACGTAATATAGAAACTTTTATACCGGGTGGAAGAGACAGCAAGGATGGAAATGACAACTGGAACACCACAAAAACGGGTTACTATCTTAAGAAGTTCATGAACGATGCTTATCCTTTACAAAATCCCTGGGGTAATGCGGGTTTCCAGCCATGGATTTATTTCAGATATGCTGAAATACTGCTTAATCTTGCCGAAGCTTCAAATGAAGCCTATGGACCAGATGTAGTAGGGCCTGGAGCAACGATGAGTGCACGTCAGGCCATCAACATGATCCGCTCCAGAGCAGGGGTAAACATGCCGGCAGTAACAGCAGCATCTCAGACCGACATGCAAACAGCGATCAGACATGAGCGTCAGATCGAGCTGGCATTTGAAGAACATCGTTTCTATGATGTCAGGAGATGGAAAATCGCTGAAGTGACCGAGAATTTGCCATGCAGAGGCGTGATCATTACTAAAAATACGGATGGCAGCTTTACCTATACCTCAAAGATAGCACTGGATGGGCGCAAATTCGAACCCAAACATTACTGGCTGCCAATTCCAAGGGCCGAAATTCTTGCTTCAGGCAACCTGCTGAAACAAAATACCGGGTATTAA
- a CDS encoding SusC/RagA family TonB-linked outer membrane protein has protein sequence MRKVIQNVYSPFWLLTKKVFVVTAINALLLSVQSTKASEMTTLNVRQQVISGTVHDEKGGVFPGVGVTVKGTAITTVTNAQGKYSIKVSSDNAVLVFSYVGYASMELPVNGKTVVDARLSADDRSLNELIVVGYGTQKKETVTGSISQVKGSDLVKSPQPNLSNALAGRFSGVVISNRGGEPGYDGSSITIRGQATTGSNSVLVVVDGVPGQVGGLERLDPNDIESISVLKDASAAIYGNRAANGVILVTTKRGKTGKPTINYSFNQGFSSPTRLPKLADAATYAQIMNEINFDSSPSGGMNQSYSDAQIQKFRDGSDPLLFPNTNWTKTVLKDVTTQSQHSLSVSGGTEDVKYFVSLGAINQNGLFKNGVTSYKQYNFRSNIDANISKRLKIGLSLAGREENREFPITKADDLFRSLYRSKPIVAPFYPNGLPTRGIEGSNPAVLVTDLGGTSKSPTQVLNAILKGSYQIPGIEGLSADGFFAVDKLNTFVKTFDKPYVLYDYNASTGVYNQGIYGGNNQKATLKESQRRESLLTSNIKLNYARRFGKHDINAFAGFEQSSNNIEFFDAQRFNYLSNQLPELSQGGTAATDFLNSGFSSNYTRRSIISKLAYTYDDKYLFEGQLRRDGSSIFSKGKQWGTFPSVSAGWRINKEKWFENIKFFDELKLRASYGSLGNDNVNAFQYYDNYILAGNGFVAQAPGGTPAIQPGVGLSKLANPDITWEVSRKLDIGMNATFLKNFTFEAIYFKQKRSDILSSRNASLPGSSGIVNPYNDGSSNYNPLVPSENIGKVNSEGLEATLGYTHRGNEFNWGISGNFTYAKSKIIFIDEASGTLKDQRQTGRPLNTYLLYNSTGIFRTQAELNNTPHVPGAKVGDLIYQDLNGDGVLNADDMARTKYGNIPQITYGFNLNASYKNFDLSVLFAGQAQVSQYVLPESGSIGNFYSSWADNRFSAANPNGTFPKVSERASNSISGGGYKNNFWLNNTAFLRLKNVELAYNVKADFLSKMKISGLRVFASAFNLFTITKVKDYDPEGSSESGQFYPQQRIINLGANVKF, from the coding sequence ATGAGAAAAGTTATACAAAACGTATATTCTCCCTTTTGGCTGTTGACAAAAAAAGTATTTGTTGTAACTGCAATAAATGCCTTGCTGCTCTCAGTCCAGTCTACAAAAGCTTCTGAAATGACGACCTTAAATGTCCGTCAGCAAGTGATAAGCGGTACGGTCCACGATGAAAAAGGGGGTGTGTTTCCTGGTGTTGGCGTCACTGTCAAGGGTACGGCCATTACAACGGTTACCAATGCACAGGGTAAATACTCCATTAAGGTTTCTTCCGATAATGCTGTACTGGTATTTAGCTATGTAGGTTATGCCAGCATGGAACTTCCTGTGAATGGAAAAACTGTTGTGGATGCCAGGCTTTCGGCCGATGACAGATCGCTGAACGAACTGATTGTTGTAGGTTATGGTACTCAAAAAAAAGAAACTGTAACAGGTTCAATCTCGCAGGTTAAAGGTTCCGACCTGGTTAAAAGCCCGCAACCCAACCTGTCTAACGCGCTTGCAGGGAGATTTTCCGGTGTAGTGATCAGCAACAGAGGCGGGGAGCCAGGTTATGATGGATCAAGTATCACCATTCGGGGGCAGGCAACAACCGGCAGTAACAGTGTGCTGGTCGTAGTTGACGGAGTTCCAGGACAAGTTGGCGGACTGGAACGTCTGGATCCAAATGATATTGAAAGTATATCGGTATTGAAAGATGCCTCGGCTGCAATTTATGGAAACCGCGCTGCCAATGGTGTTATTTTAGTGACTACTAAAAGAGGTAAGACTGGTAAACCTACAATCAATTACAGTTTTAATCAGGGTTTCAGTTCCCCGACACGTTTACCAAAACTTGCAGATGCTGCGACTTATGCACAGATCATGAATGAGATCAATTTTGATTCCAGTCCATCAGGAGGAATGAATCAGTCCTACAGTGATGCGCAGATACAAAAATTCAGGGATGGGTCCGATCCGTTATTGTTTCCAAATACAAACTGGACTAAGACCGTACTTAAGGATGTGACCACACAAAGTCAGCACAGCCTGTCTGTAAGTGGTGGTACTGAAGACGTTAAATATTTTGTTTCACTAGGAGCTATTAATCAGAACGGACTCTTTAAAAATGGAGTAACCAGCTATAAACAATACAATTTCCGGTCAAATATTGATGCTAATATCAGTAAACGCCTGAAAATCGGATTATCACTGGCCGGAAGGGAAGAAAACCGTGAATTTCCAATTACTAAAGCTGATGATCTGTTCCGTTCACTTTACCGCTCTAAACCTATTGTAGCTCCATTCTATCCAAATGGATTACCAACAAGAGGTATAGAAGGCTCAAATCCTGCTGTTCTGGTAACAGATCTGGGCGGTACAAGTAAAAGCCCTACACAAGTGTTAAATGCTATTTTAAAAGGCAGTTATCAGATCCCGGGAATTGAAGGATTATCAGCTGATGGGTTCTTCGCTGTGGATAAACTCAATACTTTTGTAAAGACCTTTGACAAACCTTATGTACTCTATGACTACAATGCATCAACCGGAGTATATAACCAGGGGATTTACGGTGGAAATAATCAGAAAGCGACATTAAAGGAATCTCAGCGGCGCGAATCACTCTTGACTTCAAACATCAAATTAAATTACGCACGCCGCTTTGGCAAGCATGATATCAATGCTTTTGCAGGCTTTGAACAAAGCAGCAATAATATTGAATTTTTTGACGCCCAGCGTTTCAATTACCTCTCTAACCAGTTGCCTGAGTTATCCCAGGGTGGAACAGCCGCTACTGATTTTCTGAACTCCGGTTTTAGTTCAAACTATACCAGAAGGAGTATCATTAGTAAACTGGCTTATACCTATGATGACAAATACCTGTTTGAAGGACAACTTCGTCGTGACGGATCTTCAATTTTTTCTAAAGGCAAACAGTGGGGAACCTTTCCTTCAGTCTCTGCAGGCTGGCGTATCAATAAAGAGAAATGGTTTGAAAACATCAAATTCTTTGATGAGTTGAAACTCAGGGCTTCGTACGGATCGCTGGGTAATGACAACGTAAATGCTTTTCAATATTATGATAATTACATTTTAGCAGGGAACGGCTTTGTGGCACAGGCACCTGGAGGGACGCCAGCCATCCAGCCGGGAGTCGGCTTGTCGAAACTGGCCAATCCTGACATTACCTGGGAAGTATCCCGGAAACTGGATATTGGTATGAATGCAACCTTCCTGAAGAACTTTACTTTTGAAGCCATTTATTTCAAACAAAAGCGTTCTGATATTCTTTCCTCACGTAATGCATCCCTTCCTGGTTCATCAGGTATTGTTAACCCTTATAATGACGGCTCCTCGAATTACAATCCTTTAGTACCCTCAGAAAACATAGGTAAAGTTAACAGTGAGGGGCTTGAGGCTACACTTGGCTATACTCATCGTGGCAATGAATTCAACTGGGGCATTTCAGGTAACTTCACTTATGCAAAAAGCAAAATCATCTTTATTGATGAAGCTTCCGGTACCTTAAAAGACCAGCGGCAGACAGGCCGTCCATTGAATACTTACCTTTTGTACAATAGTACAGGGATTTTCCGTACCCAGGCAGAGCTGAATAATACTCCGCATGTTCCAGGTGCAAAGGTTGGTGATTTGATCTATCAGGATCTTAACGGAGATGGTGTACTGAATGCGGACGATATGGCCAGGACAAAATACGGTAACATCCCACAGATTACTTATGGTTTTAACCTCAATGCCTCGTATAAAAATTTCGACCTGTCTGTATTATTTGCAGGCCAGGCACAGGTAAGCCAGTATGTACTTCCCGAATCAGGCAGTATCGGTAACTTTTACAGCAGCTGGGCTGATAACAGGTTTAGTGCTGCTAATCCAAACGGTACTTTCCCTAAGGTGTCTGAACGGGCGTCTAATTCAATCAGTGGCGGAGGTTATAAAAATAATTTCTGGCTTAATAACACAGCTTTTCTGCGACTTAAAAATGTCGAACTGGCTTATAACGTAAAAGCAGATTTTCTGTCAAAAATGAAAATCTCGGGATTGAGGGTGTTTGCAAGTGCATTCAATCTGTTTACTATCACTAAAGTAAAAGATTATGATCCGGAGGGCAGCAGTGAAAGCGGGCAGTTCTATCCTCAACAGCGGATCATCAATTTAGGCGCAAACGTTAAATTCTAA